A portion of the Streptomyces erythrochromogenes genome contains these proteins:
- the uvrB gene encoding excinuclease ABC subunit UvrB: MRPVSKIERTVAPFEVVSPYQPSGDQPAAIAELEKRIRAGEKDVVLLGATGTGKSATTAWMIEKLQRPTLVMAPNKTLAAQLANEFRELLPNNAVEYFVSYYDYYQPEAYVPQSDTYIEKDSSINEEVERLRHSATNSLLTRRDVIVVASVSCIYGLGTPQEYVDRMVSLKVGEEIDRDQLLRRFVDIQYTRNDVAFTRGTFRVRGDTIEIFPVYEELAVRIEMFGDEIEALSTLHPLTGEVISEDRELYVFPASHYVAGPERMEKAIAGIETELAERLAELENQGKMLEAQRLRMRTTYDLEMMRQIGSCSGIENYSLHMDDRERGSAPNTLIDYFPEDFLLVIDESHVTVPQIGAMYEGDASRKRTLVDHGFRLPSALDNRPLKWEEFQERIGQTVYLSATPGKYELSRGDGFVEQIIRPTGLIDPEVVVKPTEGQIDDLVHEIRKRVEKDERVLVTTLTKKMAEDLTDYFLELGIQVRYLHSDVDTLRRIELLRELRAGEYDVLVGINLLREGLDLPEVSLVAILDADKEGFLRSGTSLIQTIGRAARNVSGQVHMYADKVTPGMEKAIEETNRRREKQIAYNTAHGIDPQPLRKKINDIVATIAREELDTEQLLGTGYRQGKGAKAPVPALGGPAAHAPAGAKGGKGTKPAKGAKGAEVLTDRPAAELASLIEQMTDRMRAAAAELQFEVAARIRDEVGELKKELRQMKEAGLA, from the coding sequence ATGCGGCCCGTATCGAAGATCGAACGCACGGTGGCGCCTTTCGAGGTCGTCAGCCCCTACCAGCCCAGCGGCGACCAGCCGGCGGCCATCGCCGAGCTGGAGAAGCGCATCCGTGCAGGTGAGAAGGATGTCGTCCTGCTGGGTGCGACCGGCACCGGCAAGTCGGCGACCACCGCCTGGATGATCGAGAAGCTCCAGCGCCCCACCCTGGTCATGGCGCCGAACAAGACGCTGGCCGCCCAGCTGGCGAACGAGTTCCGCGAGCTCCTGCCGAACAACGCCGTCGAGTACTTCGTGTCGTACTACGACTACTACCAGCCCGAGGCCTACGTACCGCAGTCGGACACGTACATCGAGAAGGACTCCTCGATCAACGAGGAGGTGGAGCGGCTGCGCCACTCCGCCACCAACTCGCTGCTGACCCGGCGGGACGTGATCGTCGTCGCCTCCGTGTCCTGCATCTACGGCCTCGGCACCCCGCAGGAGTACGTCGACCGGATGGTCTCGCTCAAGGTGGGCGAGGAGATCGACCGGGACCAGCTGCTGCGCCGCTTCGTCGACATCCAGTACACGCGCAACGACGTCGCCTTCACCCGCGGCACCTTCCGGGTGCGCGGCGACACCATCGAGATCTTCCCGGTCTACGAGGAACTGGCCGTCCGCATCGAGATGTTCGGCGACGAGATCGAGGCCCTCTCCACCCTGCACCCGCTGACCGGCGAGGTCATCAGCGAGGACCGCGAGCTCTACGTCTTCCCCGCCAGCCACTACGTCGCCGGCCCCGAGCGCATGGAGAAGGCGATCGCCGGCATCGAGACCGAGCTGGCCGAGCGCCTCGCCGAGCTGGAGAACCAGGGCAAGATGCTGGAGGCGCAGCGCCTGCGCATGCGCACCACCTACGACCTGGAGATGATGCGCCAGATCGGGTCCTGCTCCGGCATCGAGAACTACTCGCTGCACATGGACGACCGCGAGCGGGGATCGGCGCCCAACACCCTCATCGACTACTTCCCGGAGGACTTCCTCCTGGTCATCGACGAGTCGCACGTCACCGTCCCGCAGATCGGCGCCATGTACGAGGGCGACGCCTCCCGCAAGCGGACCCTGGTCGACCACGGCTTCCGGCTGCCGTCCGCGCTGGACAACCGGCCGCTGAAGTGGGAGGAGTTCCAGGAGCGCATCGGCCAGACCGTCTACCTGTCGGCGACCCCGGGCAAGTACGAGCTCTCGCGCGGCGACGGCTTCGTCGAGCAGATCATCCGCCCCACCGGCCTCATCGACCCCGAGGTCGTGGTCAAGCCCACCGAGGGCCAGATCGACGACCTGGTGCACGAGATCCGCAAGCGGGTGGAGAAGGACGAGCGGGTCCTGGTCACCACCCTCACCAAGAAGATGGCCGAGGACCTCACGGACTACTTCCTGGAGCTCGGCATCCAGGTCCGCTACCTGCACAGCGACGTCGACACCCTGCGCCGCATCGAGCTGCTGCGCGAGCTGCGGGCCGGCGAGTACGACGTCCTGGTCGGCATCAACCTGCTGCGCGAGGGCCTCGACCTGCCCGAGGTGTCCCTGGTGGCTATCCTCGACGCCGACAAGGAGGGCTTCCTGCGGTCGGGCACCTCCCTGATCCAGACCATCGGCCGCGCCGCGCGCAACGTGTCCGGCCAGGTCCACATGTACGCGGACAAGGTCACGCCGGGCATGGAGAAGGCGATCGAGGAGACCAACCGGCGCCGCGAGAAGCAGATCGCCTACAACACGGCGCACGGGATCGACCCGCAGCCGCTCCGGAAGAAGATCAACGACATCGTCGCCACCATCGCCCGCGAGGAACTGGACACCGAGCAGCTCCTCGGCACCGGATACCGGCAGGGCAAGGGCGCCAAGGCACCGGTGCCGGCGCTCGGCGGTCCCGCGGCCCACGCCCCGGCGGGCGCCAAGGGCGGCAAGGGGACGAAACCGGCCAAGGGCGCCAAGGGTGCCGAGGTGCTCACCGACCGCCCGGCCGCCGAACTGGCCTCGCTCATCGAGCAGATGACCGACCGCATGCGCGCCGCCGCGGCGGAGCTCCAGTTCGAGGTCGCGGCCCGGATCCGGGACGAGGTCGGCGAGCTGAAGAAGGAGCTTCGGCAGATGAAGGAAGCGGGCCTCGCCTGA
- a CDS encoding methylated-DNA--[protein]-cysteine S-methyltransferase encodes MDSTERPRGPHLEWTVVASDIGPLLLAATPEGLVRVEFHAGPDRLDRMTGPLVSRLGADARRPAPGEEELLAEPVRQLAAYFAGSLRRFDLPLDWRLSSGFNRQVLQELDRSVPYGSVVGYGELAARVGQPGAAQAVGNAMGSNPLPLVVPCHRVVENDGGIGGFGGGLETKRQLLALEGVLPQPLF; translated from the coding sequence GTGGACAGCACCGAGCGGCCCCGCGGGCCGCACCTCGAATGGACCGTCGTCGCCAGCGACATCGGCCCCCTGCTCCTGGCCGCGACCCCCGAGGGGCTGGTCCGGGTCGAGTTCCATGCCGGGCCGGACCGGCTCGACCGGATGACAGGACCGCTGGTCTCCCGGCTCGGCGCCGACGCCCGGCGGCCCGCGCCGGGCGAGGAGGAGCTGCTGGCCGAGCCGGTGCGCCAGCTCGCCGCGTACTTCGCCGGTTCGCTGCGGCGCTTCGACCTGCCGCTGGACTGGCGCCTCAGCTCCGGCTTCAACCGCCAGGTGCTCCAGGAGCTGGACCGTTCCGTGCCCTACGGATCGGTCGTCGGCTACGGGGAGCTGGCGGCCCGCGTCGGACAGCCCGGCGCCGCCCAGGCCGTGGGCAACGCCATGGGGTCGAACCCGCTGCCGCTGGTGGTGCCCTGCCACCGGGTCGTGGAGAACGACGGGGGCATCGGGGGGTTCGGCGGCGGACTGGAGACCAAGCGGCAGCTCCTCGCACTGGAGGGAGTGCTCCCGCAGCCCCTGTTCTGA
- a CDS encoding maleylpyruvate isomerase family mycothiol-dependent enzyme: MTDHVHDLRSVREATDRLLTAVAKLDNAALSEESHLPGWTRGHILAHLARNADALLNVFEGRPMYESGEARDADIARDAGRPLEEHLTDLRDSGARFLATTEHDQDWSRTVELRNGVTDLASNVPFRRWVEVDLHHVDLNIGYELSDLPEEFTDREIAFLADRWSGRPEVPATALSTADGRTWRTGSAGDPAVTVSGSPAALLAWLAGRGDKGASLTTAGGPLPVLPPL; encoded by the coding sequence ATGACTGATCATGTGCACGACCTGCGATCTGTACGTGAAGCCACGGACCGACTGCTGACCGCGGTCGCGAAACTGGACAACGCCGCCCTGTCCGAGGAGTCACACCTCCCGGGCTGGACCCGGGGCCACATCCTGGCCCACCTCGCACGCAACGCCGACGCCCTCCTGAACGTCTTCGAGGGCCGCCCGATGTACGAGAGCGGCGAGGCCCGCGACGCGGACATCGCGCGCGACGCCGGCCGGCCTCTGGAAGAACACCTGACGGACCTCCGTGATTCCGGGGCCCGCTTCCTCGCCACCACCGAGCACGACCAGGACTGGTCCCGCACGGTCGAGCTGCGCAACGGCGTCACCGACCTCGCCTCGAACGTGCCCTTCCGCCGCTGGGTCGAGGTGGACCTGCACCACGTCGACCTGAACATCGGCTACGAGCTCTCCGACCTCCCGGAGGAGTTCACCGACCGCGAGATCGCCTTCCTCGCCGACCGCTGGTCCGGCCGCCCTGAGGTGCCCGCCACGGCCCTGTCCACCGCCGACGGGCGCACCTGGCGCACCGGCTCTGCCGGGGACCCGGCCGTGACCGTGTCCGGCTCCCCCGCCGCCCTGCTCGCCTGGCTCGCCGGCCGCGGCGACAAGGGTGCCTCCCTGACCACCGCGGGCGGCCCCCTGCCCGTGCTCCCGCCGTTGTAG
- a CDS encoding TerD family protein produces MTVNMTKGQAISLQKADGGTLTAVRMGLGWQAAKRRGLFGSRTREIDLDASAVLFADKQPVDVVFFRHLQSDDGSVRHTGDNLVGGVGQGGDDEAILVDLQRVPVHIDQIVFTVNSFTGQTFQEVQNAFCRIVDETNGQELARYTLDGGGAYTAQIMAKVSRAGSGWQMTALGNPANGRTFQDLMPAILPHL; encoded by the coding sequence GTGACGGTCAACATGACCAAGGGTCAGGCCATCAGTCTGCAGAAGGCGGACGGAGGCACGCTGACCGCGGTCCGGATGGGCCTGGGCTGGCAGGCGGCCAAGCGCCGCGGACTGTTCGGCTCGCGGACGCGGGAGATCGACCTCGACGCGTCGGCGGTGCTCTTCGCCGACAAGCAGCCGGTCGACGTGGTCTTCTTCCGCCACCTGCAGAGCGACGACGGCTCGGTGCGCCACACCGGCGACAACCTCGTCGGCGGCGTCGGCCAGGGCGGGGACGACGAGGCGATCCTCGTCGACCTCCAGCGCGTGCCGGTCCACATCGACCAGATCGTCTTCACGGTGAACTCCTTCACCGGCCAGACGTTCCAGGAGGTGCAGAACGCCTTCTGCCGCATCGTCGACGAGACCAACGGCCAGGAGCTGGCCCGCTACACCCTTGACGGCGGCGGCGCGTACACCGCGCAGATCATGGCGAAGGTGTCCCGCGCGGGCTCCGGCTGGCAGATGACGGCCCTGGGCAACCCGGCCAACGGCCGCACCTTCCAGGACCTGATGCCGGCAATCCTGCCGCACCTGTAG
- a CDS encoding MFS transporter produces the protein MLRLASAALAGTAIEFYDFFVYGTAAALVLGPLFFPSFSPLAGTLAAFGTFGVGFLARPLGSAVFGHIGDRYGRRPVLLASLLLTGLATVAVGCVPTYGTIGMAAPVLLLLLRFLQGLGLGGEWGGAVLLTAEHAPEHRRGLWASFPQIGPSVGFLLANGLMLGLSASLTDAQFTSWGWRVPFWAAGLLALAGLWLRRSVEETPQFRALAATGRRADAPLAEVFRGHWRLLLLTGGALAVGYAVFYAVTTWSLAYATEHLAVGRTTMLACIMAAVAFKGLMTPLLAMLGDRYGRRPLCLAGCAASAVWMFPLVALLRTADPLLMTLGFAVALLGMVTMFSVVGAYLPELYAPRIRCTGAAVGYNLGGVLGGALTPIVATALADGSGPPWGVAAYLTAIALVSLACFALLPETSPLVVGKRSGVESQEKKTETGAAEAAAPV, from the coding sequence ATGCTGCGGCTCGCCTCCGCGGCGCTCGCCGGGACCGCCATCGAGTTCTACGACTTCTTCGTGTACGGGACGGCCGCCGCACTCGTGCTCGGCCCGCTCTTCTTCCCCTCCTTCTCCCCGCTCGCCGGGACCCTCGCCGCCTTCGGCACCTTCGGGGTGGGCTTCCTCGCCCGCCCGCTGGGGTCCGCCGTCTTCGGCCACATCGGCGACCGCTACGGCCGGCGCCCCGTCCTGTTGGCCTCCCTGCTGCTCACCGGCCTCGCCACGGTCGCCGTCGGCTGCGTGCCGACGTACGGGACGATCGGCATGGCCGCGCCGGTGCTGCTGCTCCTGCTGCGCTTCCTCCAGGGCCTGGGGCTCGGCGGCGAATGGGGCGGCGCGGTGCTCCTGACCGCGGAGCACGCGCCGGAACACCGGCGCGGCCTGTGGGCGAGCTTCCCGCAGATCGGCCCGTCTGTGGGGTTCCTGCTGGCCAACGGCCTGATGCTGGGGTTGTCCGCCTCGCTGACCGACGCCCAGTTCACCTCGTGGGGGTGGCGCGTGCCGTTCTGGGCGGCCGGGCTGCTGGCCCTGGCCGGGCTGTGGCTGCGCCGCTCGGTGGAGGAGACCCCGCAGTTCCGCGCGCTCGCGGCGACCGGGCGGCGGGCCGACGCCCCGCTCGCCGAGGTGTTCCGGGGCCACTGGCGGCTGCTCCTGCTGACCGGCGGGGCCCTCGCCGTGGGCTACGCCGTCTTCTACGCGGTCACCACCTGGTCCCTCGCCTACGCCACCGAGCACCTCGCGGTGGGCCGCACGACGATGCTGGCCTGCATCATGGCGGCCGTCGCGTTCAAGGGCCTGATGACCCCGCTGCTCGCGATGCTCGGCGACCGCTACGGGCGGCGGCCGCTGTGCCTGGCCGGGTGCGCGGCCAGCGCCGTGTGGATGTTCCCGCTGGTGGCGCTGTTGCGGACGGCCGACCCGCTGCTGATGACGCTGGGCTTCGCGGTGGCGCTGCTGGGCATGGTGACGATGTTCTCGGTGGTGGGCGCGTACCTGCCCGAGCTGTACGCCCCGCGGATCCGCTGCACGGGGGCGGCCGTCGGCTACAACCTGGGCGGTGTGCTGGGCGGGGCGCTGACCCCGATCGTCGCGACGGCGCTGGCGGACGGCTCCGGGCCGCCGTGGGGCGTCGCGGCGTACCTCACGGCGATCGCCCTGGTCAGCCTGGCGTGCTTCGCGCTGCTGCCGGAGACCAGCCCCCTGGTGGTGGGGAAGCGGTCGGGCGTGGAGTCCCAGGAGAAGAAAACGGAAACGGGGGCGGCCGAAGCGGCCGCCCCCGTGTAG
- a CDS encoding TerD family protein codes for MTAELVRGQNHPVSQSRVEIRVSAGTPVLALASLADEQGRLTGTEVLAHPGARSLPGVHAPADLADRHTFAVDLDAVAADVHRVGVLLVLPPGGPVRFGAVPASYVAVAAADGGTEIAGYTLTGLDAETAVTALELYRRQGAWKVRAVGQGYADGLGALLADGGMPAPAARELAATALRTVAPAKEADVTLAAMPTLVGDLRTPQTPAQAPAPAPEPPDPIPVSGVPYAGTPGPAPTGDGSPPTISYTHPRRRRTSSEPPEPAPRAAAAAESGQPPRPVAGDASGWSMDERLYNQVWGMFEDLARTVAAYRSAVEFADSRMDRELDDALSDPRHRIGGSGNAARDTARARREELVAQAQAVLDRDLAQLIAEAEVVEPALPASYARWDNPVWHGHRTPEEGPLALRLGDLHLPERPDLRIPMLVRVPLERGLWIDNGRTGSEAAMAMDTDRLRRAAMDMAVAHAVRLLAVHPADRFSVHVIDAAGAGAASLAPLVRAGVLAAPPAAGAAGVTRTLAELTRRVDLVQMALKAGAPEDLPPDVDTADQLLIVHDFPHGFDDRAVTQLRYLADEGAAVGVHLLMVADRDEASAYGPLLDPLWRSLMRLSPVPDNHLADPWVHHAWTFEPDLPPQGSRVLDQALDRVAEARRTTRP; via the coding sequence ATGACGGCCGAACTGGTCCGGGGGCAGAACCACCCCGTGTCCCAGAGCCGGGTGGAGATCAGGGTCTCGGCGGGCACGCCCGTGCTCGCCCTGGCCTCGCTCGCCGACGAACAGGGCCGGCTCACCGGCACCGAGGTCCTGGCCCACCCGGGCGCCAGGTCCCTCCCCGGCGTGCACGCGCCGGCGGACCTCGCCGACCGGCACACCTTCGCCGTGGACCTCGACGCCGTCGCGGCGGACGTCCACCGCGTCGGCGTGCTGCTCGTCCTGCCGCCTGGCGGCCCGGTCCGCTTCGGCGCGGTCCCGGCCTCCTACGTGGCCGTGGCCGCAGCCGACGGCGGCACCGAGATCGCCGGCTACACCCTCACCGGGCTGGACGCCGAGACCGCCGTGACCGCCCTGGAGCTGTACCGGCGCCAGGGCGCCTGGAAGGTCCGCGCCGTCGGCCAGGGCTACGCCGACGGCCTCGGCGCCCTCCTCGCCGACGGCGGGATGCCCGCACCGGCCGCCCGGGAGCTGGCCGCCACCGCGCTGCGCACCGTCGCCCCGGCGAAGGAGGCCGACGTGACGCTCGCGGCCATGCCCACCCTCGTCGGCGACCTGCGCACCCCGCAGACCCCGGCCCAGGCCCCCGCGCCCGCCCCGGAGCCCCCGGACCCGATCCCGGTCTCCGGCGTCCCGTACGCCGGTACGCCCGGTCCCGCGCCCACCGGCGACGGCTCCCCGCCCACGATCAGCTACACCCACCCGCGCCGCCGCCGCACCAGCAGCGAGCCGCCCGAGCCGGCTCCCCGGGCCGCCGCGGCGGCCGAGTCGGGGCAGCCCCCGCGGCCGGTCGCCGGCGACGCCAGCGGCTGGTCCATGGACGAACGGCTCTACAACCAGGTCTGGGGCATGTTCGAGGACCTGGCGCGCACGGTCGCCGCCTACCGCAGCGCCGTGGAGTTCGCCGACTCCCGCATGGACCGCGAGCTCGACGACGCCCTCTCGGACCCGCGCCACCGCATCGGCGGCTCCGGGAACGCCGCCCGCGACACCGCGCGGGCCCGCCGCGAGGAACTGGTCGCCCAGGCCCAGGCCGTCCTCGACCGCGACCTCGCCCAGCTGATCGCCGAGGCCGAGGTCGTCGAGCCCGCGCTGCCGGCCTCGTACGCCCGCTGGGACAACCCCGTCTGGCACGGCCACCGCACGCCGGAGGAGGGCCCCCTCGCCCTGCGCCTGGGCGACCTGCACCTGCCCGAGCGGCCCGACCTGCGCATCCCCATGCTGGTCCGGGTCCCGCTGGAGCGCGGACTGTGGATCGACAACGGCCGCACCGGTTCCGAGGCCGCGATGGCCATGGACACCGACCGGCTGCGCCGCGCCGCCATGGACATGGCCGTCGCCCACGCGGTACGGCTGCTCGCGGTCCACCCCGCCGACCGGTTCTCCGTCCACGTCATCGACGCGGCCGGGGCGGGCGCCGCCTCCCTGGCTCCCCTGGTACGGGCCGGGGTGCTGGCCGCACCGCCCGCCGCCGGGGCCGCGGGGGTGACCCGGACGCTGGCCGAGCTGACCCGCCGGGTGGACCTCGTACAGATGGCGCTCAAGGCCGGAGCCCCCGAAGACCTGCCGCCGGACGTGGACACGGCCGACCAGCTGCTCATCGTCCACGACTTCCCGCACGGCTTCGACGACCGGGCCGTCACCCAGCTGCGCTACCTCGCGGACGAGGGCGCGGCGGTCGGTGTGCACCTGCTGATGGTCGCCGACCGCGACGAGGCGTCCGCCTACGGACCGCTGCTCGACCCGCTGTGGCGCTCCCTGATGCGGCTCTCGCCGGTCCCGGACAACCACCTCGCGGACCCCTGGGTGCACCACGCCTGGACCTTCGAGCCGGACCTCCCGCCGCAGGGCAGCCGGGTCCTCGACCAGGCCCTCGACCGGGTGGCGGAGGCCCGGCGCACTACCCGTCCGTGA
- a CDS encoding MBL fold metallo-hydrolase — translation MTYTGEVKVGGPADVHELADLMISKVAVGSMNNNAYLLRCRATDEQLLIDAAAEPQTLLNLIGDDGIASVVTTHRHGDHWGALAEVVAATGARTYAGALDAEGIPVATDVAVADGDTVRVGRVELTARHLVGHTPGSIALVYDDPHGHAHVFTGDCLFPGGVGNTHDDPEAFKSLLDDVQHKLFEQLPDETWVYPGHGNDTTLGAERPHLAEWRERGW, via the coding sequence ATGACGTACACCGGAGAGGTCAAGGTCGGCGGTCCGGCCGACGTGCACGAGCTCGCGGACCTGATGATTTCCAAGGTCGCGGTGGGTTCGATGAACAACAACGCGTACCTGCTGCGCTGTCGGGCCACCGACGAGCAGCTGCTCATCGACGCGGCCGCCGAGCCGCAGACGCTGCTGAACCTGATCGGCGACGACGGCATCGCCTCCGTCGTCACCACCCACCGGCACGGCGACCACTGGGGTGCGCTCGCGGAGGTCGTGGCGGCCACCGGGGCGCGGACCTACGCGGGCGCCCTCGACGCCGAGGGCATCCCGGTCGCGACCGACGTCGCGGTCGCGGACGGGGACACCGTGCGCGTCGGGCGGGTCGAGCTGACCGCACGGCACCTGGTCGGGCACACCCCCGGCTCGATCGCGCTGGTCTACGACGACCCGCACGGCCACGCGCACGTGTTCACCGGCGACTGCCTCTTCCCGGGCGGCGTCGGCAACACCCACGACGACCCGGAGGCCTTCAAGAGCCTCCTCGACGACGTGCAGCACAAGCTCTTCGAGCAGCTGCCCGACGAGACCTGGGTCTACCCGGGCCACGGCAACGACACCACGCTCGGCGCGGAGCGTCCGCACCTGGCGGAGTGGCGCGAGCGCGGCTGGTAG
- a CDS encoding TerC family protein codes for MEVSWALWVATILGLSLLIGADFFIGRKPHDVSIKEAGIWTVVWIVLAALFGLGLWFFGNPQASQEFFAGFITEKSLSVDNLFVFVLIMAKFAVPSHLQQRVLLIGVLIALVLRAVFIAAGAAIIASFSWVFYIFGAFLIYTAWKLIQEARKDEEDEEFEENRLLKSVEKKFGVADQYHGTKLFIVNNGKRVLTPLMVVMLAIGTTDVLFALDSIPAIFGLTQDPYIVFTANAFALMGLRQLYFLIGGLLKKLVHLSYGLSIILGFIGIKLVLHALHESGVHVPVISIPVSLGVICGVLVITTITSLIASKKQAAAEAAARTESIDA; via the coding sequence ATGGAAGTTTCCTGGGCCCTTTGGGTCGCGACCATCCTCGGTCTGTCCCTGCTCATCGGCGCCGATTTCTTCATCGGCCGCAAGCCCCACGACGTATCGATCAAGGAAGCCGGCATCTGGACGGTCGTCTGGATCGTCCTCGCCGCACTCTTCGGCCTCGGCCTGTGGTTCTTCGGCAACCCCCAGGCGTCCCAGGAGTTCTTCGCGGGCTTCATCACCGAGAAGTCCCTCAGCGTCGACAACCTCTTCGTCTTCGTCCTGATCATGGCGAAGTTCGCGGTGCCCTCCCACCTCCAGCAGCGCGTGCTGCTCATCGGCGTGCTCATCGCACTCGTCCTGCGCGCGGTCTTCATCGCCGCCGGCGCCGCGATCATCGCCAGCTTCAGCTGGGTCTTCTACATCTTCGGCGCGTTCCTGATCTACACCGCGTGGAAGCTGATCCAGGAGGCCCGCAAGGACGAGGAGGACGAGGAGTTCGAGGAGAACCGCCTCCTCAAGTCCGTCGAGAAGAAGTTCGGCGTCGCCGACCAGTACCACGGCACCAAGCTCTTCATCGTCAACAACGGCAAGCGCGTACTGACGCCGCTGATGGTCGTCATGCTCGCCATCGGCACCACCGACGTGCTGTTCGCGCTGGACTCGATCCCCGCCATCTTCGGCCTCACCCAGGACCCGTACATCGTCTTCACGGCCAACGCCTTCGCGCTGATGGGCCTGCGCCAGCTGTACTTCCTCATCGGCGGCCTGCTGAAGAAGCTGGTCCACCTCAGCTACGGCCTGTCGATCATCCTCGGATTCATCGGCATCAAGCTGGTGCTGCACGCCCTGCACGAGTCCGGGGTGCACGTGCCGGTGATCTCCATCCCCGTCTCCCTGGGCGTCATCTGCGGTGTCCTGGTCATCACCACGATCACCAGCCTGATCGCCTCGAAGAAGCAGGCGGCGGCCGAGGCCGCCGCCCGCACCGAGAGCATCGACGCCTGA
- a CDS encoding glycerophosphodiester phosphodiesterase: MYVRPAAAAAAAFLGFTLTLLGGTASYAATGPGSTPGPLGLGGPVVYAHRGASAYAPENTLAAVDLAMRLGFDWVENDVQRTKDGELVVIHDDTLARTTDVEQLFPDRKPWKVKDFTAAEIDRLDAGSWFGEEYAGASVPTLRQYLDRVQRNRQRLLLEIKKPELYPGIEEQTLRVLGEAGWLDARHVAQRLVVQSFSADSVRIVHGLRPDLVTAFLGTPPVADLPRYAEFTDRINPWHTTITADWVAAVHGLLGAHGRAMEVDTWIVDDAATARKVQEMGVDGIITNAPDVVREAVGGF, translated from the coding sequence ATGTACGTCCGACCCGCCGCCGCGGCCGCCGCCGCATTCCTGGGCTTCACCCTCACCCTGCTGGGCGGGACGGCGTCGTACGCCGCCACCGGTCCCGGATCCACGCCCGGACCGCTGGGCCTGGGGGGTCCCGTCGTGTACGCCCACCGGGGCGCCTCGGCGTACGCCCCGGAGAACACCCTCGCCGCGGTCGACCTGGCGATGCGGCTGGGTTTCGACTGGGTCGAGAACGACGTGCAGCGCACCAAGGACGGCGAGCTGGTGGTGATCCACGACGACACCCTGGCCCGGACCACGGACGTCGAACAGCTCTTCCCCGACCGCAAGCCCTGGAAGGTCAAGGACTTCACGGCGGCCGAGATCGATCGGCTCGACGCGGGCAGCTGGTTCGGCGAGGAGTACGCGGGCGCCTCCGTGCCGACCCTGCGGCAGTACCTCGACCGGGTGCAGCGCAACCGGCAGCGGCTGCTGCTGGAGATCAAGAAGCCGGAGCTCTACCCGGGGATCGAGGAGCAGACCCTGAGGGTGCTGGGCGAGGCGGGCTGGCTCGACGCGCGCCACGTCGCGCAGCGGCTGGTGGTGCAGAGCTTCAGCGCCGACTCCGTGCGCATCGTGCACGGGCTGCGCCCCGACCTGGTGACGGCCTTCCTGGGCACCCCGCCCGTGGCGGACCTGCCGCGGTACGCGGAGTTCACCGACCGGATCAACCCGTGGCACACCACCATCACGGCCGACTGGGTGGCGGCCGTGCACGGTCTGCTCGGGGCCCACGGCAGGGCGATGGAGGTGGACACCTGGATCGTCGACGACGCCGCGACCGCCCGGAAGGTGCAGGAGATGGGCGTGGACGGGATCATCACGAACGCCCCCGACGTGGTCCGGGAGGCGGTCGGCGGCTTCTGA